A genomic window from Candidatus Denitrolinea symbiosum includes:
- a CDS encoding major facilitator superfamily (MSF) transporter — translation MEIAARTRPTGMFGFIIVWLGQIVSVLASNMTGFGLALWMYKQTESATAMGLMQVAFITPFLILSPFAGVMVDRYNRKLMMMVSDLAAVVGTTFVMVMYATGHLQFWHLYIAAVLNGLGNTFQWPAYSAAISTMIPKEQYGRANGLMSLIDAGPGILAPMLAGVILALPNVDGMTWILALDVTTFFVAIGALLIVHIPQPVKTEEGQRESGNIWKEAAYGFKYIFQRPSLLGLQLVFFVGNLFAGIQWTLFAPMILARTDQNSIVFGSVQTAGAVGGVIGGLVMSAWGGAKKRVHGVLLGHILIGIAGMFLGIGLGLPVWIPAIVAVNLFVPWINASNQSIWQAKVAPDLQGRVFSARRLIAWFANPLTPVIGGTLADFVMEPAMRTSSGLSHAFSWLVGSGPGAGMGLLMVFANLGVALVGVTGYFIPAIYRAETLLPDHDQLQKATTPA, via the coding sequence GTGGAAATTGCCGCCAGGACCCGTCCAACGGGCATGTTCGGATTCATCATCGTCTGGCTCGGCCAGATCGTTTCGGTTTTGGCCTCCAATATGACCGGCTTCGGCCTGGCATTATGGATGTATAAACAGACCGAGAGCGCCACCGCCATGGGGCTGATGCAGGTGGCGTTCATCACGCCCTTCCTGATCCTTTCGCCCTTCGCGGGCGTGATGGTGGACCGTTACAACCGCAAACTGATGATGATGGTCAGCGACCTGGCGGCCGTGGTCGGCACAACTTTCGTGATGGTCATGTACGCCACAGGCCATCTGCAATTCTGGCATCTTTATATCGCGGCGGTCTTGAACGGTTTGGGAAATACCTTCCAGTGGCCGGCGTATTCGGCGGCCATCAGCACGATGATCCCGAAGGAACAATACGGACGCGCCAACGGTTTGATGTCTCTTATCGACGCGGGGCCGGGCATCCTCGCGCCCATGCTGGCGGGCGTCATCCTGGCCCTCCCAAACGTGGACGGCATGACGTGGATTTTGGCGCTGGACGTGACGACTTTCTTCGTCGCCATCGGCGCGCTGCTCATTGTCCACATTCCGCAGCCCGTGAAGACCGAAGAGGGACAGAGGGAAAGCGGCAATATCTGGAAGGAAGCCGCCTACGGTTTCAAATATATTTTTCAACGCCCCAGCCTGCTTGGTTTGCAACTGGTCTTTTTTGTGGGCAACCTGTTCGCCGGCATCCAATGGACCTTGTTCGCGCCCATGATCCTGGCGCGTACAGACCAGAACAGCATCGTCTTCGGCTCGGTGCAAACGGCGGGCGCGGTGGGCGGCGTGATCGGCGGCCTCGTGATGAGCGCCTGGGGCGGCGCGAAAAAACGCGTCCACGGCGTGTTGCTGGGTCACATTCTGATTGGAATTGCCGGTATGTTTTTGGGAATCGGCCTGGGCCTGCCGGTCTGGATTCCCGCCATCGTCGCGGTGAACCTGTTCGTTCCGTGGATCAACGCGTCCAACCAGTCCATCTGGCAGGCCAAAGTCGCGCCCGACTTGCAGGGACGCGTCTTCTCGGCGCGGCGACTCATCGCCTGGTTCGCCAACCCGCTGACGCCCGTCATCGGCGGGACGCTGGCCGACTTCGTGATGGAACCCGCCATGCGGACCTCGAGCGGTCTTTCGCACGCCTTCTCCTGGCTGGTCGGTTCGGGACCCGGCGCGGGCATGGGCCTGCTGATGGTCTTTGCCAACCTCGGCGTGGCGCTCGTCGGCGTGACGGGATACTTCATTCCAGCCATTTATCGCGCCGAAACGCTTCTGCCCGACCACGATCAACTGCAAAAAGCAACAACTCCAGCGTGA
- a CDS encoding 2-heptaprenyl-1,4-naphthoquinone methyltransferase: MKSEPESMDTIIRRVNRSKEDARASYNRLSRWYDAIAGSTEKKYRDWGLQKLSAQPREKILEIGFGTGHCLVALAKAVGSEGRVLGVDISDGMLAIARARLQREALSERVELHLGDAANLNFIEAESLDGIFMSFTLELFDTPEIPRVLQECHRMLRNGGRLAVVSMTKTNPPGLAVRLYEWFHEIMPNYADCRPIFARQVIEQSGFTIQDVTGSSMWGLPVEIVLGKKA, from the coding sequence TTGAAAAGCGAGCCCGAATCCATGGACACAATCATCCGCCGCGTGAACCGCTCGAAAGAAGACGCACGCGCCAGTTATAACCGTCTCAGCCGCTGGTACGATGCGATCGCGGGAAGTACCGAAAAGAAGTATCGCGATTGGGGATTGCAGAAATTATCCGCCCAGCCCCGCGAAAAGATTTTAGAGATAGGTTTCGGAACGGGACATTGCCTCGTCGCGCTGGCAAAAGCCGTCGGGTCGGAAGGACGCGTCCTCGGCGTGGACATCTCAGATGGGATGCTGGCGATCGCACGCGCGCGCCTGCAAAGGGAAGCGCTGAGCGAACGCGTCGAACTGCATTTGGGCGACGCGGCAAACCTCAACTTTATCGAAGCGGAGAGCCTCGACGGAATCTTTATGAGCTTCACGCTCGAACTCTTCGACACCCCCGAAATTCCTCGCGTGCTACAGGAGTGTCATCGCATGTTGCGGAACGGCGGCAGGCTGGCGGTCGTTTCGATGACCAAGACAAATCCGCCCGGTCTGGCGGTGCGCCTGTACGAATGGTTCCATGAAATTATGCCGAATTACGCCGATTGCCGTCCCATCTTTGCACGGCAAGTCATCGAACAAAGCGGGTTTACGATTCAAGATGTAACTGGCTCATCCATGTGGGGTCTGCCGGTTGAGATCGTATTGGGAAAGAAAGCATGA
- a CDS encoding short-chain dehydrogenase, with product MMDWKNQTAIVTGASSGIGEATARRLAAAGMRVVLVARRMERLLGLRAEIASAGGKAEALAADLGSEAERRRVFEQVGAADVLVNNAGFGWYGYFNEMRWETARDMLQVNVEAAAHLTTLFLPGMRERNRGHIVNVGSISGNIPSQGIALYGATKAFLDNFTTALARELRGTRVHASVVRAGPVRTEFGEAALSRENGGHVPTEKVGVTSEVVAREIWRLLQRPRRVVYVPRWMGIVPWVELSFGWIIDRVGPLLLRRQTHTKTQTT from the coding sequence ATGATGGACTGGAAGAATCAGACTGCAATCGTGACCGGCGCGTCGTCGGGGATTGGGGAGGCGACGGCGCGTCGACTCGCGGCGGCGGGGATGCGCGTGGTGTTGGTGGCGCGTCGGATGGAACGCCTGCTCGGGCTGCGCGCGGAGATCGCGTCGGCGGGGGGAAAGGCCGAGGCGCTCGCGGCCGATTTGGGGTCGGAGGCGGAGCGCAGGCGCGTCTTCGAGCAGGTCGGCGCGGCGGACGTCCTCGTCAACAACGCGGGGTTCGGCTGGTACGGTTACTTCAACGAGATGCGCTGGGAGACGGCGCGCGATATGCTTCAGGTCAACGTGGAGGCGGCCGCGCACCTCACGACGTTGTTCCTGCCGGGGATGCGGGAGCGGAACCGGGGACACATCGTCAACGTGGGTTCGATCTCGGGGAACATCCCCAGCCAGGGCATCGCGCTGTACGGCGCGACGAAGGCGTTTTTGGATAATTTCACCACGGCGCTGGCGCGCGAACTGCGCGGGACGCGCGTCCATGCCAGCGTGGTGCGGGCGGGACCGGTGCGGACCGAGTTCGGCGAGGCCGCGCTCAGTCGGGAAAACGGCGGACACGTCCCCACCGAAAAAGTGGGCGTGACTTCGGAAGTGGTGGCGCGGGAGATCTGGAGGCTGTTGCAGCGGCCGCGCCGCGTGGTCTATGTGCCGCGCTGGATGGGAATCGTCCCGTGGGTGGAGTTGAGTTTCGGCTGGATCATTGACCGCGTCGGGCCGCTGCTGTTGAGACGACAGACGCATACGAAGACTCAAACGACCTGA
- a CDS encoding lipid-binding degV protein, with the protein MKIVTDCAADMPAEELEELGIIQAPLFIQFPEGEINSADISADAFYDRLEAMRPQIPTTAMPSTGLFAELYRKAAQAGEKILSIHISSGLSGTINSAREGGEQAKPEADVSFWDTLTLSGGERFQVMAAALADKAGWALHAIQERLEKLREQTEVIYTLDTLEYLARGGRIGRVKAIAGALLNLKPVIRVDTDGKYSTVKTERTLGKSMAAITDHLLEKYARTPVWVTVLHGRFAEKADVLADELKSKLNIAKLEVMRISPVLGVHTGPGIVGAAVAPMELMEDLIA; encoded by the coding sequence ATGAAAATCGTTACCGATTGCGCGGCGGACATGCCCGCCGAAGAATTGGAAGAACTCGGCATCATTCAGGCGCCGCTGTTCATCCAGTTCCCCGAAGGCGAGATCAACTCCGCCGACATCAGCGCCGACGCGTTCTACGACCGGCTCGAAGCCATGCGTCCGCAGATCCCGACGACGGCCATGCCGTCCACCGGGCTGTTCGCGGAGTTGTATCGCAAGGCGGCGCAGGCGGGAGAGAAGATCCTGTCCATCCACATCTCTTCGGGGCTGAGCGGGACGATCAATTCCGCGCGGGAAGGCGGCGAGCAAGCCAAGCCCGAAGCGGACGTTTCCTTTTGGGACACGCTCACCCTCTCCGGCGGCGAGCGCTTCCAGGTGATGGCCGCCGCCCTGGCCGACAAGGCCGGTTGGGCGTTGCACGCCATTCAAGAAAGGCTGGAGAAGCTCCGCGAGCAGACCGAAGTGATCTACACGCTCGACACGCTGGAATATCTCGCCCGCGGCGGGCGCATCGGACGCGTGAAAGCCATCGCGGGCGCGCTGTTGAACCTGAAACCCGTCATCCGCGTGGACACGGACGGAAAATATTCCACCGTGAAAACCGAACGCACGCTCGGCAAATCCATGGCCGCCATCACGGACCATCTCCTCGAAAAATACGCGCGCACGCCCGTCTGGGTCACTGTGCTGCACGGACGTTTCGCGGAAAAAGCGGACGTTCTGGCCGACGAATTGAAGTCCAAACTCAACATCGCCAAACTGGAAGTGATGCGCATCTCGCCGGTGCTGGGCGTCCACACCGGTCCCGGCATCGTCGGCGCGGCGGTGGCCCCGATGGAGTTGATGGAAGACCTGATCGCATAA
- a CDS encoding type II toxin-antitoxin system HicA family toxin codes for MPKFPVDAPKAKVIKAFEKLGFRLMREGNHIAMLRENADGTRTPLTMPNHRTIKSSTLRTILLQSGISRDDFLDAYEN; via the coding sequence ATGCCCAAGTTCCCTGTTGATGCGCCGAAAGCGAAAGTCATCAAAGCCTTTGAGAAACTTGGCTTTCGTCTTATGCGCGAAGGGAATCATATTGCCATGCTGCGGGAAAACGCTGATGGGACGCGAACCCCGCTGACCATGCCGAATCACCGCACGATCAAAAGCTCGACCTTGCGAACCATCCTGTTACAGTCGGGGATTTCGAGAGACGATTTTTTGGACGCGTACGAGAATTAA
- a CDS encoding N-acetylglucosaminyl deacetylase, LmbE family, whose protein sequence is MSNLKLLCVFAHPDDESMGMGATLAKYSAEGVDTHLVCATRGERGWFGPEEQNPGPDALGQLREAELRRAADALGMKSVRFLDYVDGDLDRADPAEVIAKIAAHIRAIQPQVVVTFPPDGNYGHPDHIAIGQFTHAAVVCAADASYADASNPSPHRVSKLYYMVDSEDFVNFVTSAMGEITFQVDDQTRGEVAWKNWMVTTRIDMSAHCVTALRAIKCHESQLPSIAPLAELPEEMAAQVLTLQGAFYRVFSLVNGGRKVETDLFEGIR, encoded by the coding sequence ATGTCAAATCTTAAGTTGCTGTGTGTTTTCGCCCACCCCGACGACGAGTCCATGGGGATGGGCGCGACCCTCGCCAAATACTCCGCCGAGGGAGTGGATACCCACCTCGTCTGCGCCACGCGCGGGGAACGCGGCTGGTTCGGCCCCGAGGAGCAGAATCCCGGTCCCGACGCGCTCGGCCAACTGCGCGAGGCGGAACTGCGCCGCGCCGCGGACGCCCTCGGCATGAAGTCCGTCCGCTTCCTCGATTACGTTGACGGCGACCTCGACCGCGCCGATCCCGCAGAAGTCATCGCGAAGATCGCGGCGCACATCCGCGCTATCCAGCCGCAAGTGGTCGTCACCTTCCCTCCCGACGGCAACTATGGTCACCCCGACCACATCGCCATCGGACAGTTCACCCACGCGGCCGTCGTCTGTGCGGCGGACGCGTCCTACGCCGACGCGTCCAACCCGTCTCCGCACCGCGTCTCGAAACTGTATTACATGGTGGACTCGGAGGACTTCGTCAACTTCGTCACATCCGCGATGGGCGAGATCACCTTCCAGGTGGACGACCAGACGCGCGGCGAAGTCGCGTGGAAAAATTGGATGGTGACGACGCGGATTGACATGTCCGCGCATTGCGTCACGGCCCTGCGCGCCATCAAATGCCACGAAAGCCAGCTGCCGTCCATCGCGCCGCTGGCGGAACTGCCCGAAGAGATGGCCGCGCAAGTGTTGACGCTGCAAGGCGCGTTCTATCGCGTATTTAGTTTGGTAAATGGAGGGAGGAAAGTGGAGACGGATCTATTCGAGGGGATACGATAG
- a CDS encoding phosphatidyl-myo-inositol mannosyltransferase encodes MKIIYIATGAANMFCGSCMHDNALAAGMKTAGEDVTMFPLYTPMRLDEENVGERKIFFGGIKAYLLQKYPHPFLGRDLLLRIAGAQAFLRLMPRFDIGSAVDPVANAEMTVSMLKGESGNQRELLDEFVGWVKTHYQPDIIHITNALMIGVARQFKRSLQVPITCGLHGEDIFLEGLPQPYQNEALKLIRERAQDVDRFLAISGYYGDMFSKWVGLDASKIDVVWPGIALDDYRNLTPDSSPRPLTIGFFARFVPEKGLHLLVDAFLRLARSGEFPNLQLLAGGYVSRAYKTYLDGIRKTIRDNRLEDRVKLLGTLERDEKLNFFRQIDVFSVPAPYREPKGISILEALAAGVPVVQPEHGAYPEWVNATQGGILHRPHDSADLAEKLAILLRDAELRRQLGQQGRQGIFENFSSEKMTSAALEVMRRLGKTSPVAL; translated from the coding sequence ATGAAGATCATCTACATTGCCACAGGCGCCGCGAACATGTTCTGCGGAAGTTGCATGCACGACAACGCGCTCGCCGCAGGGATGAAAACCGCCGGCGAAGACGTCACCATGTTCCCGCTGTATACGCCCATGCGCTTGGATGAAGAGAACGTCGGCGAACGGAAAATTTTCTTCGGCGGCATCAAAGCCTATTTACTTCAAAAATACCCGCATCCTTTTTTGGGGCGCGACCTCCTCTTGCGGATCGCCGGCGCGCAAGCCTTCCTGCGTTTGATGCCGCGCTTCGATATCGGCAGCGCGGTAGATCCCGTCGCAAACGCCGAGATGACCGTCTCCATGTTAAAAGGCGAGAGCGGCAACCAGCGCGAACTTTTGGATGAGTTCGTCGGCTGGGTCAAAACGCATTATCAGCCCGACATAATCCACATCACCAACGCGCTGATGATCGGCGTCGCGCGCCAATTCAAACGTTCGCTTCAAGTTCCGATCACCTGCGGGCTACACGGTGAAGATATTTTCCTCGAAGGGCTCCCCCAGCCGTATCAAAACGAGGCGCTGAAATTGATCCGCGAACGCGCGCAGGATGTGGATCGCTTCCTCGCAATCAGCGGCTACTACGGCGACATGTTTTCAAAGTGGGTGGGGCTAGACGCTTCAAAAATTGACGTAGTCTGGCCCGGCATCGCGCTGGACGATTACCGCAATCTGACTCCCGACTCCTCCCCGCGCCCGCTGACGATCGGATTCTTCGCCCGCTTCGTTCCGGAAAAGGGGCTGCATCTGCTCGTGGACGCGTTCCTACGCCTCGCCCGCTCCGGCGAATTCCCGAACCTGCAATTGCTCGCAGGCGGATACGTCAGCCGCGCCTACAAAACCTACCTCGACGGCATCCGCAAAACTATCAGGGATAACCGCCTCGAAGACCGGGTCAAATTGTTAGGCACATTGGAACGCGACGAAAAATTGAACTTCTTCAGACAGATAGACGTTTTCTCCGTCCCTGCGCCGTATCGTGAGCCAAAGGGCATCTCCATTCTCGAAGCGCTCGCCGCTGGCGTACCAGTCGTCCAACCCGAGCATGGAGCGTATCCCGAATGGGTAAACGCCACCCAAGGCGGAATCCTGCATCGTCCGCACGATAGCGCCGACCTCGCCGAGAAACTGGCGATCCTTTTACGCGATGCAGAATTGCGCAGGCAGTTGGGTCAGCAGGGACGGCAGGGTATCTTCGAAAATTTCTCCTCCGAAAAAATGACGTCCGCCGCGCTGGAGGTGATGCGGCGGTTGGGGAAAACCAGCCCGGTCGCTCTGTAA
- a CDS encoding magnesium and cobalt transport protein CorA, protein MLRTVYFRPNKPLQTDLQPDSVPKAFRDRRGVFWIDFSGEPPETSQPILESFGFHPLAIEDALQQSHSPKVDDWGGYIYLALNYMHLNGAGQGHWETEVDELDIFLGPNYVVTHHDLPIPAIDAIFASVQRDQRPLREGADHLLYKIIDAVVADYMPIVERVDDEIDAIEDQVFDHPTPRTLERLFTLKRVLLSMRRILLPQREVLNKLARDDYAVIDRADRVFFRDIYDHLVRLHDLNESMRDLVSGALDTYLSVINNRLNAVMKTLTIITTLFMPLTFVTGFLGMNFFEPLGVLKGWTTMQAFIIMLAITILLPIGMYVWMRRRTWV, encoded by the coding sequence ATGCTTCGAACCGTCTATTTTCGACCCAACAAACCGCTTCAAACCGACCTTCAGCCGGACTCCGTCCCGAAGGCGTTTCGCGACCGCCGCGGCGTCTTCTGGATCGATTTTTCCGGCGAGCCGCCCGAAACCAGCCAGCCGATCCTCGAATCGTTCGGCTTTCACCCTCTCGCCATCGAGGACGCCCTGCAACAGAGTCACAGCCCCAAAGTGGACGATTGGGGCGGTTACATTTACCTCGCGCTGAACTACATGCATTTGAACGGCGCGGGACAAGGCCATTGGGAAACCGAGGTGGACGAACTGGACATCTTCCTCGGCCCAAACTACGTGGTCACGCATCACGACCTGCCCATCCCCGCCATAGACGCCATATTTGCCTCCGTCCAGCGCGACCAGCGTCCCCTGCGCGAGGGAGCCGACCACCTGCTCTACAAGATCATCGACGCGGTGGTGGCCGATTACATGCCCATCGTGGAACGCGTGGACGACGAGATAGACGCGATCGAAGACCAGGTCTTCGACCATCCCACCCCGCGCACGCTGGAGCGGCTCTTCACGCTCAAGCGCGTCCTGCTGTCCATGCGGCGCATCCTGCTGCCGCAGCGCGAGGTCCTCAACAAACTGGCGCGCGACGATTACGCCGTGATAGACCGCGCCGACCGCGTCTTCTTCCGCGACATCTACGACCACCTCGTCCGCCTCCACGACCTGAACGAGTCCATGCGCGACCTCGTCAGCGGCGCGCTGGACACCTATCTCTCCGTCATCAACAACCGGCTCAACGCGGTGATGAAAACGCTGACGATCATCACCACCCTCTTCATGCCGCTGACTTTCGTGACGGGATTCCTGGGGATGAACTTCTTCGAGCCGCTGGGCGTGTTGAAGGGCTGGACCACCATGCAGGCCTTCATCATCATGCTGGCGATCACAATCCTGCTGCCCATCGGCATGTATGTCTGGATGCGGCGCAGGACATGGGTGTAA
- a CDS encoding major facilitator superfamily (MSF) transporter gives MESAVVESSRTKKPPLLSGVVLLFLFAMILANLGGNMYGPLMSLYVRDLGASVEQIGLFFTLSSIIPLALQILGGYISDVLGRLRAIAIGSVVGIFTYVALLLAPTWQWLLLAMAFAAVTGSLVGPSFDAFIAENSSEENRARTFGVSQALFGIVGVAGPLAGGFLANNYGFKSMLLVAGFLYILATIIRVGMARVAARNSKEAHPAKLSFSSLKDNLGTMFGLLAAGGVVTWILITDGVRDISFALSMNFLTVYMQDFAHLNLTQIGLTNSVFGLMAMMSTIPGGWLADKAGERVGIALGFLLVAASLAMLIFLPVGPLWQYAAGWGVAGTGVGVLQPAYMSLISKAVPQKVRGTAFGLFSASVGLVSLPAPMIGGWLWQTVNPQFPFVVTIVVCVLSVIPVWFKFKIPKPTETSEQIEESAS, from the coding sequence ATGGAATCTGCCGTTGTGGAATCGAGTCGAACAAAAAAGCCCCCGCTGTTGAGCGGGGTGGTGTTGCTGTTTCTGTTTGCCATGATCCTGGCGAATCTGGGCGGCAATATGTACGGTCCGCTCATGTCGCTCTATGTAAGAGACCTGGGCGCTTCGGTGGAGCAGATCGGTTTGTTCTTTACGCTCTCGTCCATCATCCCGCTGGCGCTCCAGATTCTGGGCGGCTACATCTCGGACGTGCTGGGGCGGCTGCGCGCCATCGCCATTGGCAGCGTGGTGGGAATCTTCACGTACGTGGCCCTGCTCCTTGCGCCCACCTGGCAGTGGCTGCTGCTGGCGATGGCCTTCGCCGCGGTCACCGGCTCGCTGGTCGGTCCGAGTTTCGACGCCTTCATCGCCGAAAATTCCAGCGAGGAGAACCGCGCCCGTACCTTCGGCGTTTCGCAGGCGCTCTTTGGGATCGTGGGCGTGGCCGGACCGCTGGCGGGCGGCTTTCTGGCGAACAATTACGGATTCAAGTCCATGCTGTTGGTGGCGGGCTTCCTGTATATCCTGGCGACGATCATCCGCGTCGGGATGGCGCGCGTCGCGGCCAGGAATTCCAAAGAGGCGCATCCCGCCAAATTGTCCTTCAGCAGTTTGAAGGACAACCTCGGCACGATGTTCGGACTGCTGGCGGCGGGCGGGGTCGTCACCTGGATCCTCATCACGGACGGCGTGCGCGATATTTCCTTCGCGCTGTCCATGAATTTTTTGACGGTCTACATGCAGGACTTCGCCCATTTGAACCTGACGCAGATCGGTCTCACCAACAGCGTCTTCGGCCTGATGGCGATGATGTCCACCATCCCCGGCGGGTGGCTGGCCGACAAAGCCGGCGAACGCGTGGGGATCGCGCTCGGCTTCCTGCTGGTGGCGGCGTCGCTGGCAATGCTGATTTTCCTGCCGGTCGGTCCGCTCTGGCAATACGCGGCGGGCTGGGGCGTGGCCGGGACGGGCGTGGGCGTTTTGCAGCCGGCCTACATGTCGCTCATCAGCAAGGCGGTGCCGCAGAAGGTGCGCGGGACGGCGTTTGGGCTGTTCAGCGCCAGCGTCGGCCTGGTATCATTACCCGCCCCGATGATCGGCGGCTGGCTCTGGCAGACGGTCAACCCGCAATTCCCGTTTGTGGTGACGATCGTGGTGTGTGTGCTGAGCGTCATCCCGGTCTGGTTTAAATTCAAAATCCCGAAGCCCACTGAAACCAGCGAACAAATTGAAGAAAGCGCTTCATAA
- a CDS encoding DNA-binding transcriptional regulator, AcrR family, giving the protein MQQRSEETRTRILEAAVKQFSINGYNAASVDNICEQAGVSKGAFYHHFKTKQDVFLALLDGWLQTFDQAIEASRGRPMPETFQMMTEYFPYIFESASENLPMFLEFLQQASRDEKVWQASVAPYRRYHKQFASLIKKGIAEGSFVDVNPDLAARLIVSTAMGLLLQSLLDPEGAKWDKVARDTVQLMMTSLVKA; this is encoded by the coding sequence ATGCAGCAACGCAGCGAAGAGACACGGACGCGCATTCTCGAAGCCGCCGTCAAACAATTTTCGATCAACGGCTACAACGCCGCCAGCGTGGACAATATCTGCGAACAGGCAGGGGTCAGCAAAGGCGCTTTCTATCATCATTTCAAAACGAAACAGGACGTATTTCTGGCCCTGCTCGACGGCTGGCTCCAAACTTTCGACCAGGCCATCGAAGCCTCGAGGGGACGTCCCATGCCCGAAACGTTCCAAATGATGACGGAATATTTCCCGTACATTTTTGAATCCGCCAGCGAAAACCTGCCCATGTTCCTCGAATTTTTACAGCAGGCCAGCCGCGACGAAAAAGTGTGGCAGGCCAGCGTCGCTCCCTACCGCCGCTATCACAAGCAGTTCGCTTCGCTCATCAAAAAGGGGATCGCGGAAGGCTCGTTCGTGGACGTGAACCCCGACCTGGCCGCGCGGCTGATCGTCTCCACGGCGATGGGACTCCTGCTGCAAAGCCTGCTCGATCCCGAAGGCGCGAAATGGGACAAGGTGGCGCGCGACACAGTTCAATTGATGATGACCAGTTTGGTAAAAGCATAA
- a CDS encoding epimerase gives MWLVTGATGHIGNVLVRKLLERGEKVRALILPGESREPLKGLDVEAVEGDVLNLDSLFEPLRGVKGIFHLAGVISIMPGPDPFVRKVNVEGTKNVLKAARETGVKKMVYTSSIHAIKRVENGVIDENIPYDMDNPYGAYDRSKAEATLEVLDAAQAGLEAVVVCPTGVIGPHDYRGSMMGSLIHDAAEAKPSLYVDGAYNFVDVRDVADGLIAAAEKGKRGESYILSGNNISVRYLLETIREITGRGFFQMKVPFDLAKFFALFTPMYYRLAHATPKFTPYSLEVLRSNSNISHAKATRELSYKPRSIFETLSDTVKWFREKREQRLENRE, from the coding sequence ATGTGGTTGGTAACAGGCGCGACAGGACATATCGGAAACGTCCTCGTGCGAAAACTTCTGGAACGCGGCGAAAAGGTCCGGGCGTTGATCCTGCCGGGCGAAAGCCGCGAACCGCTCAAAGGTCTGGACGTGGAGGCGGTGGAAGGCGACGTGCTGAATCTGGATTCGCTGTTCGAGCCTCTGCGCGGCGTCAAGGGCATCTTCCACCTGGCGGGCGTCATCTCGATCATGCCGGGACCCGACCCGTTCGTCCGCAAAGTCAACGTGGAGGGGACGAAGAACGTCCTGAAGGCCGCGCGGGAAACGGGCGTGAAGAAGATGGTGTACACGAGTTCGATCCACGCCATCAAGCGGGTGGAGAACGGCGTCATTGACGAGAACATCCCCTACGACATGGACAATCCCTACGGCGCGTATGACCGCTCGAAAGCGGAGGCGACTCTCGAAGTGCTGGATGCGGCTCAGGCTGGACTGGAGGCGGTCGTCGTCTGCCCGACGGGCGTCATCGGCCCCCACGACTACCGCGGCTCGATGATGGGTTCCCTCATCCACGACGCGGCCGAGGCCAAACCCTCGCTCTACGTGGACGGCGCCTACAACTTCGTGGACGTGCGCGACGTGGCCGACGGTCTCATCGCCGCGGCGGAGAAGGGCAAGCGCGGCGAGAGTTACATTTTATCTGGAAACAATATTTCGGTGCGCTACCTGCTCGAAACGATCCGCGAGATCACGGGACGCGGCTTCTTCCAAATGAAGGTCCCGTTCGACCTGGCGAAATTCTTCGCCCTGTTCACGCCGATGTACTACCGTCTCGCGCACGCCACGCCGAAGTTCACGCCATATTCGCTGGAGGTGCTGCGGAGCAATTCGAACATCAGCCACGCCAAGGCGACGCGCGAACTCAGCTACAAGCCGCGCTCGATCTTTGAGACCCTGTCGGATACGGTGAAATGGTTTCGGGAGAAGCGAGAACAGAGATTAGAGAACAGAGAGTAG